CCGACGGATTCGGCTCCCGGCAGACGCTGCCGCGATCTGCGGTGCGCCGTTGTTCGGCGTGGTCGGGGCGCGTGGCGAGGCCGCCGACCAGTACGCCGATCTACGCCGGCGGTTGTACGCCCGTCGCAGCTCCGGCATGCGCGGCACCGTCGTGCTGATCACTCCGGTCGATCGGGACGCGGGCGGCAGCACCGTCGCTGCCGGGCTCGCCGCCGGCCTGCACGAGGTCGGCGCACACACCATCGCGGTGGACTGCGACGTCCGGGTACCCGATCTCGGGGACCGATTCGAGGCGACGGCGGCATCGCTGACCGATGTCGCGTTGCACCGGGTCGGGCCGAACGAGATGCTCACTGCCGGTGCCGGACTCCGGGTGGTTCCGGCTGGTGCGGTCGACGTGTCGGCGGCCCGGATCGTCGATTCGCCGGAGGTGCACATGCTGCTCGACCGGTTTCGGTACGCCGCGGAATGGACGATCGTCGACAGTGCGCCGGCCGGCGACTACAGCGATGCGCTCCGGCTCGCCGGGACCGCGGACCTGGTGTTGCTCGTCGCGCGGGTGGGACACAGTCGTAGCGACCGGATCGCGCGGATCGCCGCCGAGTTCCGCGCCGCCCGGACCCCGATCGACGGCGTCGTCGTGGTCGATCCGGCCGGGCCGCGCGGCGCCCGCCGGTGGCTGGCGCGCCGCTGGAAAAGGGGTGGGAACAAATGATGCACAATGGGTTCCGGCTACTGTTGCGCCGGCTGTGGTGGATACCGCCGGCCACGATGCTGCTCGGTCTGGCGATCGCGGCGGCGATCACCGCCGCCCTGCCGCGGCTGTATACCGCCACCGCGACGCTGTTCGTCGGCAGCACCGGCGGGACGAGTTCGATCGAGTCCTACCAAGGCGGTGAGTTCTCCGCTCAGCGCACCGAGTCCTACGTGCATATCCTCACCAGCGAAACGCTCGGCAAGCGGGTGGCCGACGTGTTGGACCTGCCGTTCTCCGGCGCGCAGATGGCGGCGAAGGTCGGGGCGACGGCGGTACCGAAGACGGTGCTGATCGAGGTCTCGGTCACCGATGGGTCCGCGGTGCGCGCCGCGACCATCGCCAACGCCTACGCGACCCAGTTCATCGAGTACGTGACCCCGCTGGAAACGCCTACCGGACAGGCCAAGCCGCGGGTCACCGTGCAGACGATCGGACCTGCGGAGGCCCCGCAACGAGCCAGCTCGCCGCAATGGACCGACAATCTGATCTACGGCGGGATGGCCGGGCTGGCCCTGGGTATCGCGATCCTGGTCGCGATGCACCTGGCCGACAGTCGGGTCCGCGATCCGGCGATGCTTACCGAGGTGACCGGTCTGCCGACGTTGGGGCCGGTTCGGGTCGAGCCGCGGAAACCGGGAAAGCGGAAGGCGCAGTTGCGTTCCTGGGACACCCCGGAGGCCGAGGCGTTCCGTAAAGCGCGGGTGCAGTTGCAGGCACTCGGCGCCGACCGCAGCGTCTTCATCGTGACCGGTGCCGACGACGGGGTGGACACCACCGGGGTCGCCCTCGATCTCGCGGTTGCTTTCGCCGAGACCGGTCGGGCGACGGTGCTGCTCAGCATCGGCCCGACCGCTGCGCTGAGCGAGGTCGGTCTGCCGGTCTCGGCCGAGCCGGGGTTGTCCGACCTGGTCGAAGGGCGGGTCGCGCCGGACGAGATCGTGCAACGCACCCTCCATCCCCGGTTGTTCGTGGTGGTCGGGGGGCCGGACGTGGACGGGTGCCTGGCCACTTTGCGCGCCGCCGACACGATCGGCTGGCTGGTGCGCAGCTTCCGCTATGTCGTCATCGCGACGCCGCCGGTCGGCAGTAGCAGCGCGGCGGCGGTGCTATCGCAGGAGAATTCGGCGACCGTGTTGGCGGTGCACCGATCGGTCGCTCGGCGGCGCGAGGTACGCCAGGCGGCGCGGGAGCTGGCCTACTCGCCGGCGGCGCCGGTCGCCGGGCTACTGGTGGACTGAGCCGGCGTCCAGCAGGCCGACCGGATCGGTGCCGATCACCGCGACCGCGCGCTCGACGGCGGCACGGTCGAACACGTTGTCGTGGAAGGAGATCGAGTAGCTCCGTTCGGCGCCGACGCCGCTGCCGAGCACCGAGACGGCCTCCGGTCCCGCCGGATCGAGCAGGCCGGCGAGCATCTGCTCGCCGGGCGCCCAGTGGGCGGTGGCGAACTGCGGAGCGTGGCCGAGATCGGTATAGATCATCTGCGCTCGCGGGGTGACCGACACGGTGTCCGGCGGGGCGGGACGTCGGCGCCGAAGCC
Above is a genomic segment from Skermania piniformis containing:
- a CDS encoding Wzz/FepE/Etk N-terminal domain-containing protein, with the protein product MSGGGAELTVAGSVPSGPGLNGPDMDRSEMNEVLREYLRVLRERWRVVAVVTLVLVGLVAAYLLTRPPSYAASAVVLVSTPGDNADTYYEGQRYAEERVPTYLALLTDQALATRVIVALNLPTDPATLLAGTVAAPIPDTVTIRLTTEAHSPASALRINQAFLDQWTAAVAAAESIPGARYPRARLQVVQQPGDAVHPAGMPAALALGAAGGAGLAFGALFAVLSALVDRRIRLPADAAAICGAPLFGVVGARGEAADQYADLRRRLYARRSSGMRGTVVLITPVDRDAGGSTVAAGLAAGLHEVGAHTIAVDCDVRVPDLGDRFEATAASLTDVALHRVGPNEMLTAGAGLRVVPAGAVDVSAARIVDSPEVHMLLDRFRYAAEWTIVDSAPAGDYSDALRLAGTADLVLLVARVGHSRSDRIARIAAEFRAARTPIDGVVVVDPAGPRGARRWLARRWKRGGNK